Proteins encoded in a region of the Elizabethkingia bruuniana genome:
- a CDS encoding MBL fold metallo-hydrolase, whose protein sequence is MKARLIRNATLWIEIKGIKVLVDPMLGQKGSLGPFPWTEDNRANPLSDLPFDSEELSKIIQNTDFVLLTHLHPDHWDEAAQKLLPKDMLIYCQPMDEELVRTSGFTRVIPVTNEITYKDVSIIRTGGKHGVGKIGELMGEVSGYILKTKNESIYITGDTIWCEDVSNALNTHNPEYIIANGGGARFNIGEHVTMNGEDIKTMSAYTGSAYIAVVHLDAVSPAREDRKYLKKFFSLHEVTQNIIVPDDGAVIFN, encoded by the coding sequence ATGAAAGCAAGACTCATCAGAAACGCTACATTATGGATAGAAATTAAAGGGATTAAGGTACTCGTTGATCCTATGCTTGGGCAAAAGGGCAGCCTTGGGCCATTCCCATGGACAGAGGATAATCGTGCCAATCCTCTAAGCGATCTCCCATTTGATTCTGAAGAATTGTCGAAGATTATTCAGAATACAGATTTCGTACTACTCACACATCTGCATCCGGATCATTGGGATGAGGCTGCCCAAAAACTATTACCCAAGGATATGCTTATCTATTGTCAGCCTATGGATGAGGAACTGGTCAGAACTTCCGGATTTACCCGTGTGATTCCGGTTACAAACGAAATCACTTATAAAGATGTCTCAATTATAAGAACCGGAGGAAAACATGGCGTGGGTAAGATAGGTGAACTTATGGGTGAAGTATCCGGTTATATCCTGAAAACAAAAAATGAAAGCATCTATATTACTGGCGATACAATCTGGTGCGAAGATGTCTCTAATGCTCTGAATACACACAATCCGGAATATATTATTGCAAATGGTGGCGGTGCCCGGTTTAATATTGGTGAACATGTTACCATGAATGGTGAGGATATAAAAACCATGTCTGCATATACAGGCTCAGCTTATATAGCAGTTGTACATCTGGATGCTGTAAGTCCGGCCAGAGAAGACAGAAAATATTTAAAGAAGTTTTTCAGCCTGCATGAGGTTACTCAGAATATTATTGTACCTGATGACGGAGCTGTAATATTTAATTAA
- a CDS encoding Crp/Fnr family transcriptional regulator: protein MLRTHQSFLAYMAQLYEEQQRKEDIIVKTFKKGSKLLEQGSSITKVMLIKEGITKCFVKEENDKDFILEFLGKGEIIGEIELLQHIPCLCNIEAMTDVTVYALSVPYFRSLLTKDLGFNNLLLEVFSKRIVNTSSRASYQQLYTTEHSLSRLLTLQDQLGTPMSKEDMAAYLGITIRSLNRALKQLEDLKK, encoded by the coding sequence ATGTTACGTACCCATCAGTCATTTTTAGCTTATATGGCACAGCTTTACGAAGAACAGCAGCGTAAAGAAGACATTATTGTAAAAACATTTAAAAAAGGAAGTAAACTACTGGAACAGGGGAGTAGTATTACCAAAGTAATGCTGATAAAAGAAGGGATTACCAAATGTTTTGTAAAGGAAGAAAATGACAAAGATTTTATTCTGGAATTCCTTGGGAAAGGAGAAATTATTGGAGAGATAGAGCTGTTGCAGCATATTCCGTGTTTGTGTAATATCGAGGCAATGACGGACGTTACTGTTTATGCACTTTCAGTTCCATATTTCAGAAGTTTACTCACCAAAGACCTTGGATTCAATAATCTATTACTCGAAGTCTTTTCAAAACGTATTGTCAATACTTCCAGCAGAGCTTCTTATCAGCAGTTATACACAACAGAACACAGCCTGTCCCGTTTGCTTACGCTGCAAGATCAATTGGGGACACCAATGAGCAAAGAAGATATGGCTGCCTATTTAGGGATTACTATAAGAAGTCTGAACAGGGCTCTAAAGCAATTGGAAGATCTTAAGAAATAA
- a CDS encoding winged helix-turn-helix transcriptional regulator, translating to MKLFSGKWKPLILFHFFESGDIRFTDLWRIMPVVSKKVLLEQLKELEEDGIVHRKQINTFPPEVYYGLTDKGRSLAPLMQEIEQWTMSLQNN from the coding sequence ATGAAATTATTTTCCGGAAAATGGAAACCTCTGATTCTATTTCATTTTTTTGAATCTGGTGATATACGGTTTACCGATTTATGGCGTATTATGCCTGTTGTTTCTAAAAAAGTATTGCTGGAACAGCTAAAAGAACTTGAAGAGGATGGTATTGTCCATAGAAAGCAGATAAACACATTTCCGCCGGAAGTTTATTATGGACTTACAGATAAAGGGCGTAGCTTAGCTCCTTTGATGCAGGAAATAGAACAATGGACAATGTCTTTGCAAAATAATTGA
- a CDS encoding HAD family hydrolase, translating into MKNKIKTIAFDADDTLWINEPYFQEAEKQFCDMLQDYLPHHTVSQELFKTEMKNLHLYGYGVKGFMLCMIETIGRISGNKAPISLVNKTIELGQELLQKPIQLLEGVQHTLESLNGKYRLVVATKGDLLDQERKLKNSGLQDYFHHIEIMSDKQISDYTKLLKHLDCQPENFLMLGNSIKSDILPVLDLGGYAAHIPYHITWTHEQHESTLQHKNFMELERIDQVLEYLD; encoded by the coding sequence ATGAAAAATAAGATAAAAACCATTGCCTTTGATGCCGATGATACACTTTGGATAAACGAACCTTACTTTCAGGAAGCTGAAAAACAGTTTTGTGATATGCTTCAGGATTATTTGCCACATCATACTGTATCCCAGGAATTGTTCAAAACGGAAATGAAAAACCTCCACTTATATGGTTATGGTGTAAAAGGATTTATGTTGTGTATGATAGAAACCATCGGCAGAATATCCGGAAATAAAGCTCCAATAAGCCTTGTAAATAAAACCATTGAACTGGGACAGGAATTATTACAAAAGCCTATTCAGTTACTGGAAGGTGTACAGCATACCCTGGAAAGTCTTAATGGTAAATACAGGTTGGTAGTGGCAACAAAGGGAGATCTTCTGGATCAGGAACGCAAGCTTAAAAATTCGGGATTACAGGATTATTTTCATCATATAGAAATTATGAGTGATAAGCAGATCAGTGATTATACAAAACTACTGAAACACCTAGACTGCCAGCCGGAAAATTTTCTGATGCTGGGGAATTCCATAAAATCGGATATATTGCCTGTACTGGATTTGGGTGGCTATGCAGCACATATTCCATATCATATTACATGGACACATGAACAGCACGAATCTACTCTGCAGCACAAAAATTTCATGGAATTGGAAAGAATAGATCAGGTATTGGAGTATTTGGATTAA